From Lolium perenne isolate Kyuss_39 chromosome 5, Kyuss_2.0, whole genome shotgun sequence, a single genomic window includes:
- the LOC127298490 gene encoding tryptamine 5-hydroxylase: MELNLVTYASIALFVLSAIYLYFTTRSTSRRLPPSPRGWPVIGHLHLLTDMPHHALAELAATMRAPLLRLQLGSIPAVVISKPDLARAALTTNDAAMASRPHLLSGQFLSFGCSDVTFAPAGAYHRMARRVVVSELLSARRVATYGSVRGKELRRLLAHLTKNTTPGAPLDLSECFLNLANDVLCRVAFGRRFPHGKDDKLAAVLAEAQDLFAGFTIGDFYPQLEPFASTVTGLRRRLKSCLADLREVCDDIVEEHVSGKHQRIPGDRDEDFVDVLLRVQKQPDLEVPLTDDNLKALVLDMFVAGTDTTFATLEWVMTELVRHPRILKKAQDEVRRVVGDKGRVEEADLAELHYMRAIIKETFRLHPAVPLLVPRESVAACTLGGYDIPAKTRIFINTFAMGRDPEIWEDPLEYSPERFEAAGGEIDLKDPDYKLLPFGGGRRGCPGYTFALATVQVSLASLLYHFEWALPAGVRAEDVSVEETFGLATRKKEPLFVAVRKSDVYEFKGEELNEV, encoded by the exons ATGGAGCTCAACCTTGTGACGTATGCGTCCATTGCCCTGTTCGTCCTCTCCGCCATCTACCTCTACTTCACGACGAGGAGCACGTCGAGGCGGCTGCCACCGTCGCCTCGTGGCTGGCCCGTGATCGGCCATCTCCACCTGCTCACGGACATGCCCCACCACGCGCTCGCCGAGCTGGCCGCCACCATGCGCGCCCCGCTGCTCCGGCTGCAACTCGGCAGCATCCCGGCCGTGGTGATCTCCAAACCGGACCTGGCGCGCGCCGCGCTCACCACCAACGACGCGGCCATGGCGTCGCGCCCGCACCTCCTCTCCGGGCAGTTCCTCTCCTTCGGGTGCTCCGACGTGACGTTCGCGCCGGCGGGCGCGTACCACCGCATGGCGCGGAGGGTGGTGGTCTCCGAGCTCCTGTCGGCGCGCCGCGTGGCCACCTACGGCAGCGTCCGGGGCAAGGAGCTCCGCCGCCTCCTCGCGCACCTCACCAAGAACACCACGCCCGGGGCGCCACTCGACCTCAGCGAGTGCTTCCTCAACCTGGCCAACGACGTGCTCTGCCGCGTCGCCTTCGGCCGCCGGTTCCCCCACGGCAAGGACGACAAGCTCGCCGCGGTGCTCGCCGAGGCCCAGGACCTCTTCGCCGGGTTCACCATCGGCGACTtctacccgcagctcgagcctttCGCCAGCACCGTGACCGGGCTCCGTCGCCGGCTCAAGAGCTGCTTGGCCGACCTCCGCGAGGTCTGCGACGATATCGTGGAGGAGCACGTCAGCGGGAAGCACCAGCGCATCCCCGGGGACAGAGACGAGGACTTCGTGGACGTCCTCCTCCGCGTCCAGAAGCAGCCCGACCTCGAggtcccgctcaccgacgacaaccTTAAAGCCCTCGTCCTG GACATGTTCGTTGCCGGCACGGACACGACGTTCGCGACGCTGGAGTGGGTGATGACGGAGCTGGTCCGCCACCCGCGCATCCTGAAGAAGGCGCAGGACGAGGTCCGGCGCGTCGTCGGCGACAAGGGCCGCGTGGAGGAGGCGGACCTCGCCGAGCTCCACTACATGCGCGCCATCATCAAGGAGACCTTCCGCCTGCACCCGGCGGTGCCGCTGCTGGTGCCGCGGGAGTCCGTCGCGGCCTGCACGCTGGGCGGCTACGACATCCCGGCCAAGACCCGCATCTTCATCAACACATTCGCCATGGGCCGGGACCCGGAGATCTGGGAGGACCCGCTGGAGTACTCGCCGGAGCGGTTCGAGGCTGCCGGCGGCGAGATCGACCTCAAGGATCCGGACTACAAGCTGCTGCCGTTCGGCGGCGGCCGGAGAGGCTGCCCGGGCTACACCTTCGCGCTGGCCACCGTGCAGGTGTCGCTGGCCAGCCTGCTGTACCACTTCGAGTGGGCCCTGCCGGCCGGCGTGCGCGCCGAGGACGTGAGCGTTGAGGAGACCTTCGGGCTCGCCACCAGGAAGAAGGAGCCCCTCTTCGTCGCCGTCAGGAAAAGCGACGTCTACGAGTTTAAGGGAGAGGAGCTAAACGAGGTTTAG